Proteins encoded within one genomic window of Haematobia irritans isolate KBUSLIRL chromosome 5, ASM5000362v1, whole genome shotgun sequence:
- the LOC142238564 gene encoding uncharacterized protein LOC142238564: protein MMDSSEDMDLKRLLTSWHCEILYNLFREEDITIEELKHIKYRHINVLLKTYKMGVRIRFEHYLESWRNRVGTPLSTDGYSSADNSATCNCKRGRYQNDIKTEMNGQVECSRESTENNDPPIDDSPARRTPYLLRRKTITKTERSISDAEEHQASETKDDELYNPYNNIGSSRRVHNNCQHSLTQILQRSGARGMALVQYYDEHNEFTNLQRSQLIQLICDFYESNEYHLSLHMSHALELEILQLFPTEKLQYYRTEKRGKIYVKFTNMKRTRKDRSSNNAANRSTLQKTKTDDSHISVVNMADMNESRATCNTDAVSNDTWPEAVEPDIVIKSGQGEES from the exons ATGATGGACTCCTCTGAGGATATGGATTTGAAAAGGTTACTCACTTCGTGGCATTGTGAGATTCTTTACAATTTGTTTCGTG AGGAAGATATTACTATTGAGGAATTGAAACACATCAAGTACCGTCATATTAATGTGTTACTAAAGACTTACAAAATGGGAGTACGGATACGTTTCGAACACTATTTGGAAAGTTGGCGAAATAGAGTTGGAACTCCTTTGTCCACTGATGGCTATAGTAGTGCTGATAACAGTGCTACTTGCAATTGTAAACGTGGTCGATATCAAAATGATATTAAAACTGAGATGAATGGCCAAGTAGAATGTTCCCGAGAGTCTACGGAGAATAATGATCCGCCTATTGATGATTCGCCTGCCCGTAGAACACCATATTTATTGAGACGTAAAACTATCACAAAAACCGAGAGATCAATATCAGATGCTGAAGAACATCAGGCATCAGAAACTAAAGATGATGAGCTATATAATCCCTATAACAATATTGGATCATCCCGACGGGTCCATAATAACTGTCAGCATTCATTAACACAAATCCTTCAGAGGTCCGGTGCACGTGGTATGGCTCTCGTACAATATTACGATGAGCATAATGAATTCACAAATCTCCAGCGTTcccaattgattcaattaatatgcgaTTTCTATGAAAGTAATGAATACCATCTATCGCTACACATGAGTCATGCCTTagaattggaaattttacaattatttccCACAGAAAAACTGCAATACTATCGTACCGAAAAACGTGGAAAAATCTACGTAAAATTCACAAACATGAAGCGTACTCGAAAGGATAGATCCTCCAATAATGCGGCTAATCGTTCCACTCTACAGAAGACTAAAACAGACGATAGCCACATTAGTGTTGTAAATATGGCTGATATGAATGAATCTCGAGCTACTTGTAATACGGATGCAGTTAGTAATGATACCTGGCCCGAAGCTGTGGAACCGGATATAGTTATTAAGTCTGGCCAAGGCGAGGAATCGTAG